ATGTGAGAGATGTCGCAACAATACACATTTTGGCAATGGAACATCCTAAAGCCGCTGGCGAGCGGTTTATTGCCAGTGCCGATGGTGTTATGAGTTTTTATGACGTAGCAGAATTGTTTAAAAAAGAAAGACCCGAACAAGCTGAAAACATTGCAACAATGCAACCAACAGCCCAAGATTTTTATATCGAAATGACTAATCAAAAAGCAAAAACAGTATTAGGTTGGCAACCCAAGAGCAAAGAGGAAGCCTTGCTAGCAAGTGTTGACAGCTTAAAAAAATAACTAACTTTGCCAGTATAACTAATGCAATTAAAAAATTGAAATTTAACAACATACAATCCTGTCATTTGGGCCCTGAAATATCGCCTGAACAATTCATACCCGAACATTTTTTCTTGTACTTGCTTCGAGGTTCTATGAAGGCTTTTGATGGGAAAGAAAATTATATAATGCAATCGGGCGATTATTGTATCGCCCGAAAAAATCATTTGGTTCGCTACACAAAGTTTAGAGACGAAGACAATGCTTTTGAAAAAATAATCATCACTTTCGATGAGCCTTTTTTAAAAAACTATTTGGAAAAACATCCAACATCCGTTGGCGTATTTAGCAACGATAACTCTTTTCTGTTTGTACAAGAAGATAAATTAATCAAAAACTTCATTCAGTCTTTAGAGCCATATTATAATGGTAATGACCAAATTAATCAGACTTTTGCCGATGTAAAGCGAGAAGAGTTATTGCTGATTTTATTGAAAAATGACCCTCAATTGGCAGGCGTTTTTTTTAACTTCGGTATTCCTGAAAAAATCAATTTGGAAGAATTTATGAACCGCAATTTTAGGTTCAATATTAGTCTGGAACGTTTCGCCTTTCTTACAGGCAGAAGTCTATCAACTTTTAAGCGAGATTTTCAAAAAACTTTTGGAGCTAACCCAGGAAGTTGGCTCAAGAAAAAAAGATTAGAAGAAGCCTATTTTCAAATCAGTAAACAACACCAAAAACCCAGTGATGTATATCTGGAAGTTGGTTTTGAAGATTTATCCCATTTCTCTTATGTCTTTAAGAAAGAATTTGGTTTCGCCCCAACGGAAGTATTATTAAAAAAACATAAGAGTAAGTAATAGGCTGTGCTGAAATATGATAGAGTATTTAATGAAAAAAACACGGCTTTCTGATTCAGTAGATTCATATTCCACCAAAACAGGTGTATCTGGGAACGGTTAAGATAAAACAACTTTAATCAAACGTATTTTAGGAGAATTGACACCCAACACGGGTGTTATTTACAAAGTCGATAATAAAACCGTTTATATAGACCAAGAGTATTCGTTGATTGATAACCAACTGAATGTTTATGAGCAGGCCCAGCAATTCAACATCTCTGCTTTGCAGGAATACGAAATAAAAGTCCGTTTAAATCGCTTTTTATTTACCAAAGATGACTGGGATAAGTCTTGTAGTGCCTTGAGTGGCGGCGAAAAAATGCGTTTGATACTATGCTGTCTTACCATCAAAAGCCAATCGCCCGATATTATCATTTTGGACGAACCCACAAATAATATAGATATTCAGAATGTAGAAATGCTAACGGCAACCATAAACGAATACCACGGAACGTTAATTGTAGTGTCACATGATGAGACTTTCTTAGCACAAATAAACCTAGAAAGAACCATTGAACTCTGACCAAAAATGCGATTGTCCAAAGAGTAACTATTGCCCTGATAATGGCAAGTATTATTTAATATTATTTAAGCGAGGTTGTTGATTATATTGGAGACTTAATAGAATACCCTTAGCTTGGCACGACTCCCGTATAAACTACTAAATCCGTTATAATTGCTTTTATAATTCTTACCCAATATATCTTATTAAATGGATTGGGAATGATTAGGAAAGTACGTAAATTGCAGCAATCTTGTGGCGAAATTATTAATTACTTTGAGGAGGAAATCAAACAACATAAAGAGCTTTTTGAAGTGAGATAAGTATAGTTTTTGCCTATTAGAACAATGGTAAAAGTAAGAAAACAGATTACGACATTATACAGTAAACACTTACAAAGAAAAACTTTTGTATCAATTTAGGTACATTTTCAGTATAATAAATCAATGATACGATATAAAATATCTAATATGATAACAGATAGAGCCCTGATTATTAGATATTTAAAAAGTGATGCTGTCAGAGTGGTACTTCCAAAAGAACAAGGATTGAGACTTGTCAAGTATATACTTGACAAAATACTCTCTCATATTTGTCAGAGTGGTACTTCCAAAAGAACAAGGATTGAGACGGTTGTTACCATCACTGATGTGAGCAATCAAGTTACGTCAGAGTGGTACTTCCAAAAGAACAAGGATTGAGACTGAATTTTTCCAACTTCATATTTTTCACCAATATCTGGAGTCAGAGTGGTACTTCCAAAAGAACAAGGATTGAGACTCTTGTTTTCCAGTTTCCATTGAATAAACAAATGGTTGTCAGAGTGGTACTTCCAAAAGAACAAGGATTGAGACTTCAAGACCGTTAGCGAAATAAGCGGGGGATTCTGAAGTCAGAGTGGTACTTCCAAAAGAACAAGGATTGAGACTCCTACAGGACAACCCCATTCCACATGGTAAATAGCAGTCAGAGTGGTACTTCCAAAAGAACAAGGATTGAGACCTTCTTCACGAGATTTTCTTTCTGCTGAAAGACGAATGTCTTTTGGTCAGAGTGGTACTTCCAAAAGAACAAGGATTGAGACTTATAAACACATTGTAATTTTTCCAAATAGTTTCAATCAGTCAGAGTGGTACTTCCAAAAGAACAAGGATTGAGACATGTATTTGAATTTAAAGAAGAGGGATGTTGAAATAATGGTCAGAGTGGTACTTCCAAAAGAACAAGGATTGAGACTTTTGCGATGGTTGCCACCAACCCAAAGACTTGTAACGTTGTCAGAGTGGTACTTCCAAAAGAACAAGGATTGAGACATTCTTTAATTACTTCACTATAATCTTCTAAACACTGTGTCAGAGTGGTACTTCCAAAAGAACAAGGATTGAGACTCTTCCAGTAACCTGGACTTGTAGACAGGGTAATTACATTGTCAGAGTGGTACTTCCAAAAGAACAAGGATTGAGACTTCGTGTTTCAATAGATATTGCAGTTTTTCAATATCCTTGTCAGAGTGGTACTTCCAAAAGAACAAGGATTGAGACCACATTGTAAATTTGCGGAAATTGCAAGTTTACCGCAAAGTCAGAGTGGTACTTCCAAAAGAACAAGGATTGAGACATGAATATCGATTTGTCTTCGTGAATTTTTCCAACTTCAGTCAGAGTGGTACTTCCAAAAGAACAAGGATTGAGACAGCTCTACGGTATTTATTGAGTTGCTAGAAGTAGCAACGTCAGAGTGGTACTTCCAAAAGAACAAGGATTGAGACCTTGCACTGAGATAATGACAACATCTTGTTTGCCTGTCAGAGTGGTACTTCCAAAAGAACAAGGATTGAGACTACCAGCTACTCTGGATTCATAAGACACTTTTACAATGGGTCAGAGTGGTACTTCCAAAAGAACAAGGATTGAGACTATCCTTGAGGACTTAATTGCATATCTGGATTACTACCAAGTCAGAGTGGTACTTCCAAAAGAACAAGGATTGAGACTTAAAGCCTTGTGGTAGGAGCATTACTTTAATGCCCTAAAGTCAGAGTGGTACTTCCAAAAGAACAAGGATTGAGACCATACAAGTAAGTATGTTTCTTCATCAAGTCCAGAATAGTGTCAGAGTGGTACTTCCAAAAGAACAAGGATTGAGACATGTCTAAATGGAATTAAGTTTAAATCACCATAGGCAACAGTCAGAGTGGTACTTCCAAAAGAACAAGGATTGAGACTAAATTGAGATATTTGTTTGTAGTCCATTTTTTATGTTTGGTCAGAGTGGTACTTCCAAAAGAACAAGGATTGAGACTTCTGCTTCTGTGACATTTGCCAGACGTTTTTACAAAACTCTGGTCAGAGTGGTACTTCCAAAAGAACAAGGATTGAGACTAAATTGAGATATTTGTTTGTAGTCCATTTTTTATGTTTGGTCAGAGTGGTACTTCCAAAAGAACAAGGATTGAGACCTTAACGACAACCGATAAAGTTTTTTGTCTGCTATTCTGTCAGAGTGGTACTTCCAAAAGAACAAGGATTGAGACAAGTAGTTCCTTTGGATTCTTTATTTCCTCCTCCAAAAGGTCAGAGTGGTACTTCCAAAAGAACAAGGATTGAGACTGGGATTTTTCTAAGATTAAGGCATATCGTTTGTGTGATATGGTCAGAGTGGTACTTCCAAAAGAACAAGGATTGAGACCTCTTCACATAAGCACTGAGATAGGTCAGAGTGGTACTTCCAAAAGAACTAGGATTGAGACTCATTATATACCATTTTAGTAGTGCTTGATGTATCTACAGGTCAGAGTGGTACTTCCAAAAGAACAAGGATTGAGACACTCACAATATACATCGCTTCCTTCAAGGAGAATATTAGTCAGAGTGGTACTTCCAAAAGAACAAGGATTGAGTATCATGAGAGAGATTTATCCGAAAAATCAGATTTCTTAAAATAGTTTTATTTTTACTATTTTTTTTCTAAATTTGGTCAAATAGTAAAATCTAATAATTACCTAGAAACTTGATAGATACTTGTATAAATATGATTTATTGAAGTCTAGCTAAGTGTGTATAGCACTTAGCTAGACTTTTTTGTTTTATGACCTTAAAAATATTATCCGCCCATTATTCACCGTCAATAGAGGCCCTTGAATTGCCTGCATTTCGAGGAGCTGTAATACATACCTTAGGAAAGGAAAACCAACTTTTTCATAATCATCAAGATGATAAGTCGGTGTCTTACCTATACCCTAAAATACAGTATAAGCGTATCGCTAAGTCGCCCGCATTAATCTGTATCAATATTCCCCAAGAATATACCCAACTTTTGTTTGTTCATCCTACAATACCCTTAGTATTGAAGGCACAAACGCTTCATTTATCCTTACAGCAGCTCAAACTTACAGAACATCAACTAGCAATAGGTAAAGTAGAATCCTACAGCCTCACAAGCTGGATAGCCCTCAATAGTGAAAACTATCAGAAATATTTGGCCATGAGCGATGAGCTGAGCAAAACAGCATTTTTAGAAGCCATATTGAAAGGGAACATTATCTCTTTTGCCAAAGGAGTAGGCTGGGAAATCGAGCAGACTATCCAACTAAGAATAGACGACATTCAGCGAGTAAAACTAGTACCCTTTAAAGGCCAAAGGCTTACAGCATTTGATATAACCTTCCGAACAAACGTTTCTTTACCAGAGTACATAGGCTTAGGAAAAGGGGTTAGTTTGGGGTTTGGTACAATTGGAAAACATATATAATCAAGTCTTGATAAATTATGCAAAGTATAACCTTTACATGCGAAGTAATTACGCCGATGTTTCTGGCAGGAGCAGACGGCACTACCCCCGAACTCCGCCCTGCGTCTATCAAAGGAGCATTACGCTTTTGGTGGCGAGCAATGAATGGGCATTTGGTTGTTGATGAAATGCGAAAAATTGAGGGCGAGATATTTGGAAGTACTGAAAAGAGGAGTAATATTATTGTAATATGTGAGCAAAAAAAGCTTGAACCAGTAAATCAATTTAAGCTTATTGCTCACAAGGGAAAAACGTCGGAATCATTCAAATTAAATGAAACGTTCAAAATTACTTTGAAAATCCAAGGTAATATTTGGTTTAATGACTCTGTTATTTTTGATTTTGAAAAATTAAAAGCCCTTTTTGAAATCGTGTGTTATTTAGGAGGACTGGGGAAAAGAAGTCGTAGAGGAAATGGTTGCCTAAAAATAACACACTATGAGGAAGATAATAATTCTAAACAAAGATACAATCAGTTGACCTTTGGGGATTCCTTATTACAAAATCTTAATTTAGTAACATTAAACACAAATAGCACCGAGAACAGTACATACATTATTGATAATTCAAATACCAATGTAATTAACAGTAATTTCTCTAACACTAATCAACCTATTCCCCATATAATTACAATTGAACGAATTGCAAGCAACCTTACACTTGAAGAAAAACGTTTGATGATTAGTAATGCAACCCACTCAGTAATTGTAAATGAGGCTAATCTTAAATCAAAAACGATGAAGACTGAAAAGGGATACACTACTGTTGAACTTCATGATAGATTTGATTTAGATTATACAAGATATTTAGGTGCAGGAAAACCAAGATTTGCATCCCCAATAATAGTAAGTGTTGCACCTGATGAAAGTATTATTATAACTACTCTGAAAACGGTCAAATTAATTAATGAAAGACCAGCAATTATTAGATTGAATAGATTAGATATTCAGGCAGATTTAATAACAGAAATAAAGAACAATCTATGAGCAAGCACCTCTTCCTTTTCACCATTGGCCCCGTACAAACTTTTATTGCTCAGGCAAGGAAAACGCAAGATTTGTATGCAGGGAGTAGTATTTTAGCAGATATAATACACTATGCTCTTGGATATATAAAATGCAATCAAGGGAAAATAATTTCCCCTTATTATGAAGACTTTACATTCTCAACAAAAATTGATGAAACCAATGAACGCTCTTTTCCAAATCGAATTGTAGCCTCATTTGATATAGATAAAGAAGCTGTAAAAAACCTTGGCAATACCTTAGAAGCTTTAGTTAAAACACAATTTGAAACACTTGCAAAAAACAAATTTGACCAAGTTTTCCAAGCCAAAGACAAACCCTTGGGGCTATGCGAACAAATTAAAGATTTCTTGGAAGTGTATTGGGTTGCAGTAGAGTATCAGGAAGACAATTACCAAGAAGCATATCAATCACTTATCAAAAAAATGGCGATGCTCAAAAGCATTCGTCCAATGAAATCTTTTGCAGAAAAAGGACGAAAATGCGATTTGAATGGGGTTTATAATGTGAAAGTATATAGAAAAACGGCTGAGGAAGAAAAAGAAAAGAAATCGTGTGATTACATCAAAAAACATAAGCTGTTTGCCACAGACAATTTTATTATTAAGTCTGATTTTTATTCAATTAGCCCTAAACAATTACAAGCTGGAGAAGGGTTAAGTGCTATTTCTTTTTTGAAAAGGCTTTATAAGAATAACCCAGACGAAGAAAAGGCTTTTCCATCAACCGCTAAAATTGCTTTACTTAATCTACTGAATGACGCTACAATTGCAGGATTAGTAAAGGAATATAAACAAGTATTCAAGAAAGGTCATTTTGACGAACAATTATTATTTGACGAATTAACAGAGGAAAAACTTATAAAAAAAGGGATAAAACTAAAAGACGAATATTACGAATCAGAAGAAACGCTTCAAGAAGCTATAAGGCAATTAAATAAGCTTAGAGATAAAATTGTAGAAAGTGCTAAAAAGGAAAACGATAGCGAAAAAAATGGATATGCGATGTCAAAATACTACGCTATTCTTTCTTTTGATGGCGATGATATGGGAAAAAAGTTAAGTAGTTTATCTTTAATAGAGCAAAATGAATTAGCTAAAAAATTATCCAAATATTCAGATGAACTAAGAAAATACATTGATGACCGTAAAGGCAAGACTGTGTATGCTGGTGGAGATGATTTTTTAGCATTAGTAAATCTTACCTATCTTGAGGAAGTACTGAGGGCGGTCAAAAGTATCTTTACTGATATATCGGTTTCTATCGCCATTACCATTGCTCATTATAAAACCCCTTTACAAAAAGTACTTCTACTCAATCGAAGTTTATTACAAGAAACTAAAACATATTTTAAGGAAAAACGCAACGACTTTGATATATCCAAGAGTGGTACAGGTATTTCTTTTGTTTCTCCAAGTGGCGTATTAGGTACAACATATATTAAGGGTAAGGAGGATACAGAAATCTTCTTTAGGTTGCTCTGCAAATTTCAAAATAAAGATTTAAGTCCAAGTATATTATTTAAGTTTGAGCAGTCCATAAAGAATATCATTGGCACAGAACTCACCTACGAAGCATATCAAACACAGTTAGCCATTTTGCAATCAGAGCTTAAAAGGCTTACACTACGCTCTTGTAATAAAACTAACGAAAATAAGGTTCTTGAGCTTTTGCAAGATGCGTCGGGTAAACCTACTGGATTGCCTACATTTTTAAGCAAGCAAGCCAAAGAAATAAAGGCAAATACTTGGACTATCGACACCGATAATTTTTTTGGATTTATTAAAGTTGCCACCAAAATTGCACAAGAAATCAGCTAACTATGAAATACTTACACGTTCAACCACACGACCCCTTATTTTTTAGAGATGGTATGCCTTTTGGCATGGGTGAGGATTTATGGATTCATTCCTCTGTGATGCCTGCACCGTCGGTTTTTTGGGGTGCGATGTTTACTACATTATATGCCACAGATAAAGTAAGCTTAAACGACAAGGATAAACTTAGAATCAAGGCTGTTTATTTATACAACCACAACACCAAACAAGTATATATTCCTGCTCCTTTGGATATATTTGTTGATGACAAGAAAAAGACACATAGCCAAAGCTTTATCCAAGCTGATTCGTTTGTACACAATGCTTCTTTACCCAATTTTATTGCTCCAATACATGACCATGAAGTAGAACAAGCCGAAGGGTGTTTTATACCCTTGACTGATTTACTCAGGCATTATCCTTTTAAAGACAAATACCCCTATATCACATTGCTTGATACCAGTAGCTTTAGTAAGTCCTATAAAAAACTGGGTATCAAGCGAAATAAGC
The DNA window shown above is from Flectobacillus major DSM 103 and carries:
- a CDS encoding helix-turn-helix transcriptional regulator; this translates as MKFNNIQSCHLGPEISPEQFIPEHFFLYLLRGSMKAFDGKENYIMQSGDYCIARKNHLVRYTKFRDEDNAFEKIIITFDEPFLKNYLEKHPTSVGVFSNDNSFLFVQEDKLIKNFIQSLEPYYNGNDQINQTFADVKREELLLILLKNDPQLAGVFFNFGIPEKINLEEFMNRNFRFNISLERFAFLTGRSLSTFKRDFQKTFGANPGSWLKKKRLEEAYFQISKQHQKPSDVYLEVGFEDLSHFSYVFKKEFGFAPTEVLLKKHKSK
- a CDS encoding ATP-binding cassette domain-containing protein, yielding MKRILGELTPNTGVIYKVDNKTVYIDQEYSLIDNQLNVYEQAQQFNISALQEYEIKVRLNRFLFTKDDWDKSCSALSGGEKMRLILCCLTIKSQSPDIIILDEPTNNIDIQNVEMLTATINEYHGTLIVVSHDETFLAQINLERTIEL
- a CDS encoding CRISPR-associated endonuclease Cas6, which codes for MTLKILSAHYSPSIEALELPAFRGAVIHTLGKENQLFHNHQDDKSVSYLYPKIQYKRIAKSPALICINIPQEYTQLLFVHPTIPLVLKAQTLHLSLQQLKLTEHQLAIGKVESYSLTSWIALNSENYQKYLAMSDELSKTAFLEAILKGNIISFAKGVGWEIEQTIQLRIDDIQRVKLVPFKGQRLTAFDITFRTNVSLPEYIGLGKGVSLGFGTIGKHI
- the cmr1 gene encoding type III-B CRISPR module RAMP protein Cmr1, with translation MQSITFTCEVITPMFLAGADGTTPELRPASIKGALRFWWRAMNGHLVVDEMRKIEGEIFGSTEKRSNIIVICEQKKLEPVNQFKLIAHKGKTSESFKLNETFKITLKIQGNIWFNDSVIFDFEKLKALFEIVCYLGGLGKRSRRGNGCLKITHYEEDNNSKQRYNQLTFGDSLLQNLNLVTLNTNSTENSTYIIDNSNTNVINSNFSNTNQPIPHIITIERIASNLTLEEKRLMISNATHSVIVNEANLKSKTMKTEKGYTTVELHDRFDLDYTRYLGAGKPRFASPIIVSVAPDESIIITTLKTVKLINERPAIIRLNRLDIQADLITEIKNNL
- the cas10 gene encoding type III-B CRISPR-associated protein Cas10/Cmr2; translated protein: MSKHLFLFTIGPVQTFIAQARKTQDLYAGSSILADIIHYALGYIKCNQGKIISPYYEDFTFSTKIDETNERSFPNRIVASFDIDKEAVKNLGNTLEALVKTQFETLAKNKFDQVFQAKDKPLGLCEQIKDFLEVYWVAVEYQEDNYQEAYQSLIKKMAMLKSIRPMKSFAEKGRKCDLNGVYNVKVYRKTAEEEKEKKSCDYIKKHKLFATDNFIIKSDFYSISPKQLQAGEGLSAISFLKRLYKNNPDEEKAFPSTAKIALLNLLNDATIAGLVKEYKQVFKKGHFDEQLLFDELTEEKLIKKGIKLKDEYYESEETLQEAIRQLNKLRDKIVESAKKENDSEKNGYAMSKYYAILSFDGDDMGKKLSSLSLIEQNELAKKLSKYSDELRKYIDDRKGKTVYAGGDDFLALVNLTYLEEVLRAVKSIFTDISVSIAITIAHYKTPLQKVLLLNRSLLQETKTYFKEKRNDFDISKSGTGISFVSPSGVLGTTYIKGKEDTEIFFRLLCKFQNKDLSPSILFKFEQSIKNIIGTELTYEAYQTQLAILQSELKRLTLRSCNKTNENKVLELLQDASGKPTGLPTFLSKQAKEIKANTWTIDTDNFFGFIKVATKIAQEIS